One Aphelocoma coerulescens isolate FSJ_1873_10779 chromosome 5, UR_Acoe_1.0, whole genome shotgun sequence DNA segment encodes these proteins:
- the ZBTB25 gene encoding zinc finger and BTB domain-containing protein 25 isoform X1 produces the protein MVRPQDSWWLKQHRGRRHWHTMDTTGHSVLLLQQLNMQREFGFLCDCTVAIGDVYFKAHRAVLAAFSNYFKMIFIHQTSECIKIQPTDIQPDIFSYLLHIMYTGKGPKQAVSQSRLEEGIRFLHADHLSHIAIEMNQAFSPEPVQSSNLYGIQISTAHKLAKERLGAKESLPKAGSRSVAQGDHPQLQLSLAIGLDDTPLDQQVARPSAQPVALAKPAEERPKLSVSIKQERCDSEPVVSQSCTPPSPEAASPIFATGSLKVHLCHYCGERFDSRGGLRQHLHTHVSGSLPFGVPASILENSDLGEVQPLAEDREPGDGHRLGAFLLKEDEHQLEHPSCNDLEPLQIGQLSLISKDHEPVELNCNFSFSRKRKISCTVCGRTFFRKSQLLEHMYTHRGKQHKYSRCQRLESPSTPRFHPYCDSESVGKSSSLSQDHLDECILESDLIQENVDTILVE, from the exons ATGGTGCGTCCCCAGGACTCGTGGTGGTTAAAGCAGCACCGAGGCCGCAGACATTG GCACACCATGGATACCACCGGCCACAgcgtcctcctcctccagcagctgaacatgCAGCGGGAGTTTGGCTTTCTGTGTGACTGCACAGTTGCCATTGGAGATGTTTACTTCAAAGCCCACAGAGCGGTGCTCGCTGCTTTTTCAAACTATTTTAAGATGATATTTATTCATCAGACGAG CGAGTGCATAAAGATTCAGCCTACAGACATCCAGCCTGACATATTTAGTTACTTGTTACATATCATGTACACTGGGAAAGGGCCAAAGCAGGCTGTCAGCCAGAGCCGACTGGAGGAGGGCATCCGCTTTCTGCACGCAGACCACCTCTCCCACATCGCCATCGAGATGAACCAAGCCTTCTCCCCAGAGCCGGTCCAGTCTTCCAACTTGTACGGGATCCAGATCTCtacagcacacaagctggcaaAGGAGCGCCTGGGAGCGAAGGAGAGCCTGCCCAAGGCAGGCAGCAGGTCTGTGGCCCAGGGCGATCATCCCCagctgcagctgtccctggccaTCGGCCTGGACGACACACCCCTGGACCAGCAGGTCGCTCGCCCCTCGGCCCAGCCCGTGGCTCTTGCCaagccggcagaggagcgcccGAAGCTCTCGGTTTCCATTAAGCAGGAGAGGTGCGACTCGGAGCCCGTggtgtcccagagctgcacCCCTCCTTCTCCAGAGGCAGCGAGCCCCATCTTTGCCACGGGCAGCCTCAAGGTGCACTTGTGCCACTACTGCGGGGAGCGCTTCGACTCGCGGGGGGGGCTGCGGCAGCACCTGCACACCCACGTCTCGGGCTCGCTGCCCTTCGGCGTCCCAGCTTCCATCCTGGAGAACAGCGACCTGGGGGAGGTGCAGCCTCTGGCTGAGGACAGGGAGCCTGGGGATGGCCATCGCCTCGGGGCTTTCCTCCTCAAGGAGGACGAGCATCAGCTGGAGCACCCGAGCTGCAACGATCTGGAGCCTCTGCAGATTGGGCAGCTCTCCCTCATCTCCAAGGACCACGAACCGGTGGAGTTGAACTGtaacttttctttctcaagaAAGAGAAAGATCAGCTGCACCGTCTGCGGCCGCACATTTTTCCGGAAGAGCCAGCTGCTGGAGCACATGTACACGCACAGAGGGAAGCAGCACAAGTACAGCCGCTGCCAGCGGCTGGAGAGCCCCTCCACCCCCAGGTTTCACCCTTACTGTGACAGCGAGAGTGTGGGTAAGAGCTCCAGTTTGTCACAAGACCACTTAGATGAATGCATACTGGAGTCAGATCTCATCCAAGAAAATGTTGATACGATCCTGGTAGAGTAA
- the ZBTB25 gene encoding zinc finger and BTB domain-containing protein 25 isoform X2, protein MDTTGHSVLLLQQLNMQREFGFLCDCTVAIGDVYFKAHRAVLAAFSNYFKMIFIHQTSECIKIQPTDIQPDIFSYLLHIMYTGKGPKQAVSQSRLEEGIRFLHADHLSHIAIEMNQAFSPEPVQSSNLYGIQISTAHKLAKERLGAKESLPKAGSRSVAQGDHPQLQLSLAIGLDDTPLDQQVARPSAQPVALAKPAEERPKLSVSIKQERCDSEPVVSQSCTPPSPEAASPIFATGSLKVHLCHYCGERFDSRGGLRQHLHTHVSGSLPFGVPASILENSDLGEVQPLAEDREPGDGHRLGAFLLKEDEHQLEHPSCNDLEPLQIGQLSLISKDHEPVELNCNFSFSRKRKISCTVCGRTFFRKSQLLEHMYTHRGKQHKYSRCQRLESPSTPRFHPYCDSESVGKSSSLSQDHLDECILESDLIQENVDTILVE, encoded by the exons ATGGATACCACCGGCCACAgcgtcctcctcctccagcagctgaacatgCAGCGGGAGTTTGGCTTTCTGTGTGACTGCACAGTTGCCATTGGAGATGTTTACTTCAAAGCCCACAGAGCGGTGCTCGCTGCTTTTTCAAACTATTTTAAGATGATATTTATTCATCAGACGAG CGAGTGCATAAAGATTCAGCCTACAGACATCCAGCCTGACATATTTAGTTACTTGTTACATATCATGTACACTGGGAAAGGGCCAAAGCAGGCTGTCAGCCAGAGCCGACTGGAGGAGGGCATCCGCTTTCTGCACGCAGACCACCTCTCCCACATCGCCATCGAGATGAACCAAGCCTTCTCCCCAGAGCCGGTCCAGTCTTCCAACTTGTACGGGATCCAGATCTCtacagcacacaagctggcaaAGGAGCGCCTGGGAGCGAAGGAGAGCCTGCCCAAGGCAGGCAGCAGGTCTGTGGCCCAGGGCGATCATCCCCagctgcagctgtccctggccaTCGGCCTGGACGACACACCCCTGGACCAGCAGGTCGCTCGCCCCTCGGCCCAGCCCGTGGCTCTTGCCaagccggcagaggagcgcccGAAGCTCTCGGTTTCCATTAAGCAGGAGAGGTGCGACTCGGAGCCCGTggtgtcccagagctgcacCCCTCCTTCTCCAGAGGCAGCGAGCCCCATCTTTGCCACGGGCAGCCTCAAGGTGCACTTGTGCCACTACTGCGGGGAGCGCTTCGACTCGCGGGGGGGGCTGCGGCAGCACCTGCACACCCACGTCTCGGGCTCGCTGCCCTTCGGCGTCCCAGCTTCCATCCTGGAGAACAGCGACCTGGGGGAGGTGCAGCCTCTGGCTGAGGACAGGGAGCCTGGGGATGGCCATCGCCTCGGGGCTTTCCTCCTCAAGGAGGACGAGCATCAGCTGGAGCACCCGAGCTGCAACGATCTGGAGCCTCTGCAGATTGGGCAGCTCTCCCTCATCTCCAAGGACCACGAACCGGTGGAGTTGAACTGtaacttttctttctcaagaAAGAGAAAGATCAGCTGCACCGTCTGCGGCCGCACATTTTTCCGGAAGAGCCAGCTGCTGGAGCACATGTACACGCACAGAGGGAAGCAGCACAAGTACAGCCGCTGCCAGCGGCTGGAGAGCCCCTCCACCCCCAGGTTTCACCCTTACTGTGACAGCGAGAGTGTGGGTAAGAGCTCCAGTTTGTCACAAGACCACTTAGATGAATGCATACTGGAGTCAGATCTCATCCAAGAAAATGTTGATACGATCCTGGTAGAGTAA
- the AKAP5 gene encoding A-kinase anchor protein 5, translating into MVKAAKEIQMENPREAETPSTGATCSPPEEQAEKPSMLCFKKRKKSCKKGLTVKDVCEGASEEKSQCVSADQDEAKPSKPSQSSKGTWAAIKNLTRPRRRQKSSSRKKVPSDSQVQLEVDAEESCAQDLPKKRASSGVKMPCVRFSRGKKKPSPSEAVEESEGSGQANEVMGALNKASEEPEDLAPTDKSESFSPVSAEEEKQDMVKEDQDTVKQEQHRMKEEQDTMKEEQDTVKEDKDIVKEDQDTAKERDTSVGKSEPLTEPTPDAEEHLECTAQSEITDSETVDETAQDKLREGSLPQTTDDAEGREVAPEVPVSKDQPDNAPEITERQEIPNICKEMPERDELEKSINLPEECKAEETVTDFSELASGGDAASVQETASVKDAASVKDATSVQEAVSVQEAASVKGDAASVKDTVSVKDTASMQDATSVQDATSVQDAADVQEAANVQDATSVKDTVSVQDAVSAQHAAGRKDAASVQDAVSVKHAVSAQEAVSVQEAVSVQEAASVQEAVSAQEAVSAQEAVSVQEAVSVKEAVSAQEAVSVREAVSAQEAVSVKDAVSAQEAVSVQEAVSVQEAVSAQEAVSVQEAVSVQEAVSAQEAVSVKDAVSAQEAVSVQEAVIVQEAVSEKDAASVQEAASVQEAASVKEPVSVLEAASVQECSSHQVLEANAGAGVSIIITITEAEDSDNTDSDQAYEPSPVLHQKRQKGNKKSNRNADVGQKEGPEAGGGPQAEEKGLGDQGHRTGEQYELLLVETASSLVKAAIQSSIEQLVNEMALEQNKHNSFL; encoded by the coding sequence ATGGTGAAGGCAGCTAAAGAAATTCAGATGGAGAACCCAAGAGAGGCAGAGACTCCCAGCACAGGGGCCACATGTTCCCCACCAGAGGAACAAGCAGAAAAACCCTCCATGCTTTGTTTTAAGAAGCGGAAGAAGTCCTGTAAGAAGGGGCTGACTGTGAAGGATGTGTGTGAAGGTGCCTCAGAGGAGAAAAGCCAGTGTGTCAGTGCTGACCAAGATGAGGCAAAACCTTCCAAACCATCACAATCCTCCAAAGGAACCTGGGCAGCCATCAAAAACCTTACCAGACCTCGGAGAAGGCAGAAATCATCCTCACGGAAGAAGGTGCCCTCCGATTCCCAAGTGCAGCTGGAGGTGGATGCTGAGGAGAGCTGTGCACAAGACCTCCCAAAGAAACGGGCAAGCTCTGGGGTGAAGATGCCCTGCGTGAGGTTCTCCAGAGGCAAGAAAAAACCCAGCCCCTCGGAAGCAGTGGAGGAGTCAGAGGGCAGTGGTCAAGCAAATGAAGTGATGGGTGCTTTGAATAAGGCTAGTGAAGAGCCAGAGGATTTGGCCCCGACGGACAAATCTGAATCCTTCAGCCCAGTCTCTgcagaggaggagaagcaggatATGGTGAAGGAGGACCAGGATACGGTGAAGCAGGAGCAGCATAGAATGAAAGAGGAGCAGGATACAATGAAAGAGGAGCAGGATACAGTGAAGGAGGATAAGGATATAGTGAAGGAGGACCAGGATACAGCAAAAGAACGTGACACCTCTGTTGGGAAGAGTGAGCCCTTGACAGAGCCCACACCTGATGCAGAGGAACATTTGGAGTGCACTGCTCAGTCGGAGATAACCGATTCAGAGACAGTTGACGAAACAGCCCAGGACAAACTGCGGGAAGGAAGCCTACCCCAAACCACCGACGATGCGGAGGGCAGGGAAGTTGCTCCTGAAGTGCCTGTTTCCAAAGATCAACCTGACAATGCCCCTGAAATCACAGAGCGTCAGGAAATCCCCAATATCTGCAAAGAGATGCCTGAAAGGGATGAATTGGAAAAGAGCATAAATCTTCCTGAGGAGTGCAAAGCCGAGGAGACTGTAACTGATTTCAGTGAGTTGGCATCTGGAGGTGATGCAGCAAGTGTACAGGAGACAGCAAGTGTGAAGGATGCAGCGAGTGTGAAGGATGCCACAAGTGTGCAAGAGGCAGTGAGTGTGCAGGAGGCAGCAAGTGTGAAGGGTGATGCAGCGAGTGTGAAGGATACAGTGAGTGTGAAGGATACAGCAAGTATGCAGGATGCCACAAGTGTGCAGGATGCCACAAGTGTGCAGGATGCAGCAGATGTGCAAGAGGCAGCGAATGTGCAGGATGCAACAAGTGTGAAGGATACAGTGAGTGTGCAGGATGCAGTGAGTGCACAGCAtgcagcaggcaggaaggaTGCAGCAAGTGTGCAGGATGCAGTGAGTGTGAAGCATGCAGTGAGTGCCCAAGAGGCGGTGAGTGTGCAGGAAGCAGTGAGTGTGCAAGAGGCAGCGAGTGTGCAGGAGGCAGTGAGTGCACAAGAGGCAGTGAGTGCCCAAGAGGCAGTGAGTGTGCAGGAGGCAGTGAGTGTGAAGGAGGCAGTGAGTGCACAAGAGGCAGTGAGTGTGAGGGAGGCAGTGAGTGCACAAGAGGCAGTGAGTGTGAAGGATGCAGTGAGTGCACAAGAGGCAGTGAGTGTGCAGGAGGCAGTGAGTGTGCAGGAGGCAGTGAGTGCACAAGAGGCAGTGAGTGTGCAGGAGGCAGTGAGTGTGCAGGAGGCAGTGAGTGCACAAGAGGCAGTGAGTGTGAAGGATGCAGTGAGTGCACAAGAGGCAGTGAGTGTGCAGGAAGCAGTGATTGTGCAAGAGGCAGTGAGTGAGAAGGATGCAGCGAGTGTGCAGGAGGCAGCGAGTGTGCAGGAGGCAGCGAGTGTGAAGGAGCCAGTGAGTGTGCTGGAGGCAGCAAGCGTGCAGGAATGCTCCAGCCATCAGGTACTAGAAGCAAATGCTGGCGCTGGTGTCAGCATCATTATCACCATCACTGAAGCTGAGGACTCTGACAACACCGACTCTGACCAGGCCTATGAGCCGTCCCCAGTTTTGCaccaaaaaaggcaaaaagggaataaaaaatcGAACAGGAATGCTGATGTTGGTCAAAAAGAGGGCCCCGAGGCTGGTGGCGGTCCCCAGGCAGAGGAGAAAGGTCTGGGTGACCAGGGGCACAGAACTGGGGAGCAGTACGAATTGCTCCTCGTAGAAACCGCCTCTTCCCTCGTGAAGGCGGCCATTCAGTCATCCATAGAGCAGCTGGTCAACGAAATGGCCCTGGAACAGAATAAACACAACAGCTTTCTGTGA